One window of Acidobacteriaceae bacterium genomic DNA carries:
- a CDS encoding glycosyltransferase family 2 protein, which yields MSSPVISTSPNVSVLILTLNEELDLPGCLDSVAWSDDIHIFDSNSTDRTAEIARSRGATVTRRAFDTYAAQRNAAMQLPFRHPWVLVLDADERATPELSIEIPRAAAAAPANIGAFRIRRRDFLWGTWLKHAQLTPYYVRLLRVGRVHYTRDINEFVEVDGDTGQLSAPLDHMAFSKGLAHWVAKHNQYSTAEAELLASGDAVRDASLKDALFARNFHDRRAAQKAIFYRMPARPLLKWIYMMFVRGAVLDGAAGVMYATLQSFYEYLIEVKFREILRRRKGLSI from the coding sequence GTGAGCAGCCCCGTGATCTCCACATCGCCGAACGTCTCCGTCCTCATCCTCACGCTCAACGAGGAACTGGACCTGCCCGGCTGCCTCGACTCCGTCGCCTGGTCCGACGACATTCACATCTTCGACTCCAATTCCACGGATCGCACCGCCGAGATCGCGCGCTCCCGTGGCGCGACCGTCACCAGGCGCGCCTTTGACACCTACGCGGCCCAGCGCAACGCTGCGATGCAGCTCCCCTTCCGCCATCCATGGGTTCTCGTCCTCGACGCCGACGAGCGCGCTACCCCCGAGCTCTCGATCGAAATCCCACGCGCCGCAGCCGCAGCGCCGGCAAACATCGGCGCCTTCCGAATCCGGCGTCGTGACTTCCTCTGGGGCACGTGGCTCAAGCACGCGCAGCTCACGCCTTACTATGTGCGCCTGCTCCGCGTCGGCCGCGTCCACTACACGCGCGACATCAACGAATTTGTCGAAGTGGATGGAGATACCGGCCAGCTCTCAGCGCCACTCGACCATATGGCGTTCTCCAAGGGTCTCGCCCACTGGGTTGCGAAGCACAACCAGTACTCCACCGCAGAAGCTGAACTTCTTGCCAGCGGAGATGCAGTCCGTGACGCCTCGCTAAAAGACGCCCTCTTCGCGCGCAACTTCCACGATCGCCGCGCTGCGCAGAAGGCCATCTTCTACCGCATGCCCGCGCGTCCGCTGCTCAAATGGATATACATGATGTTTGTACGCGGCGCGGTGCTCGATGGCGCAGCCGGCGTTATGTACGCCACGCTCCAGAGCTTCTACGAGTACCTGATCGAAGTGAAATTCCGCGAGATTCTGCGCCGCCGCAAAGGGCTTTCAATCTGA
- a CDS encoding putative colanic acid biosynthesis acetyltransferase has product MPRQPDYRADDHITTGADPYTRPAFSFSNRVARLLWNITWLLLYRPSPRPLHAWRAMLLRLFGAELGPDCHFYPASRVWAPWNLRCADHVAAGDGVEIYNPSPMHFGSHVILSQDCYLCGATHDYNDPAFPLLAYTMTIEPYAWICARASVAPGIRVGEGAVLGLGSVATRDLEPWTVYSGHPAQPIRQRQRTEAATPSVETAAL; this is encoded by the coding sequence ATGCCGCGCCAGCCCGACTACCGCGCCGACGATCACATCACCACCGGCGCCGATCCCTATACCCGCCCGGCGTTTTCCTTCAGCAACCGCGTGGCTCGCCTGCTCTGGAACATCACGTGGCTCCTGCTCTATCGCCCTTCGCCGCGTCCCCTCCACGCCTGGCGCGCCATGCTGCTCCGTCTTTTCGGCGCGGAGCTCGGCCCTGACTGCCACTTCTATCCGGCCTCGCGCGTCTGGGCACCATGGAATCTCCGCTGCGCCGATCACGTCGCTGCCGGCGATGGCGTCGAGATCTACAATCCGTCACCAATGCACTTCGGCTCGCACGTCATCCTCTCGCAGGACTGTTACCTCTGCGGCGCGACGCACGATTACAACGACCCCGCCTTCCCTCTGCTCGCTTACACCATGACGATCGAGCCCTACGCTTGGATCTGCGCGCGCGCCTCGGTTGCGCCAGGCATTCGCGTCGGTGAAGGTGCCGTGCTTGGCCTCGGCTCCGTCGCCACTCGCGACCTCGAGCCCTGGACCGTCTACTCCGGCCATCCCGCGCAACCCATCCGCCAGCGTCAGCGCACGGAAGCCGCCACTCCATCCGTGGAGACCGCTGCACTGTGA
- a CDS encoding glycosyltransferase: MRILHIVGTVSPAAGGPTEVIRMLARYAPPGYTSELATLDDPAAPFLRDLPFPVHALGSPQKRWFRPELLRWLRKNRARFDGVIVHGLWEFTGLAALLSVAKRPGYVVFTHGMLDPYFKHAFPAKHAKKWLYWLPAEYWVLRGARRVLFTTAAERDLAAQSFWLHRWKPMVVPLGAEAPPTDTAALLAAFNAACPEIAGRRFLLFLGRINEKKGCDLLVSAFAKLASAHPDLHLVMAGPDPSHWRERLETLAADCNCADRIHWPGLLLGDAKWGAFAASEAFILPSHQENFGVAVVEALASGRPVLLTHPVNIAQDLEADGCALVEHDTPEGITHLLTRWLALTPEQKAQMSVRACESFVRRYDMRRNAETILRVFENPQGAVNAHAAVREAR; this comes from the coding sequence ATGAGAATCCTCCACATCGTCGGAACCGTCAGCCCCGCGGCAGGCGGCCCGACCGAGGTCATCCGCATGCTCGCGCGCTATGCTCCGCCCGGATACACCAGCGAGCTTGCCACCCTCGACGACCCCGCAGCCCCTTTCCTCCGCGACCTCCCATTTCCGGTCCACGCACTTGGCAGCCCGCAAAAGCGCTGGTTCCGCCCGGAGCTCCTCCGCTGGCTGAGGAAAAACCGTGCCCGTTTCGATGGAGTCATTGTGCATGGCCTGTGGGAATTCACTGGGCTTGCAGCCCTTCTTAGCGTCGCCAAGCGTCCAGGTTATGTTGTATTTACCCATGGAATGCTCGACCCTTACTTCAAGCACGCGTTCCCCGCGAAGCACGCTAAGAAGTGGCTTTACTGGCTTCCGGCCGAGTATTGGGTCCTCCGCGGCGCTCGCCGGGTCCTTTTCACGACGGCCGCTGAACGCGACCTTGCCGCCCAAAGCTTCTGGCTGCACCGCTGGAAGCCGATGGTCGTGCCGCTCGGCGCAGAGGCACCGCCAACAGACACCGCCGCACTGCTCGCCGCGTTCAACGCTGCCTGTCCGGAGATCGCCGGCCGCCGCTTTCTTCTCTTCCTTGGCCGCATCAACGAGAAAAAAGGGTGCGACCTCCTCGTCAGTGCATTCGCCAAACTCGCCTCCGCCCACCCTGATCTTCACCTCGTAATGGCCGGCCCCGATCCCAGCCACTGGCGCGAGCGCCTCGAGACCCTGGCCGCAGACTGCAACTGCGCAGACCGCATCCACTGGCCCGGCCTGCTCCTCGGCGATGCCAAGTGGGGTGCGTTCGCCGCGTCTGAGGCCTTCATCCTGCCTTCGCATCAAGAGAACTTCGGCGTAGCGGTCGTCGAAGCCCTCGCCTCCGGCCGCCCCGTGCTTCTGACGCATCCAGTCAACATCGCGCAGGACCTCGAAGCCGACGGCTGCGCTCTGGTCGAGCACGACACACCAGAAGGGATCACCCACCTCCTCACGCGCTGGCTCGCCCTCACACCTGAACAGAAGGCGCAGATGTCCGTGCGCGCTTGCGAGAGCTTTGTGCGCCGCTACGACATGCGCCGCAATGCCGAAACCATCCTGCGCGTCTTTGAGAACCCGCAGGGCGCCGTCAATGCACACGCGGCTGTTCGGGAGGCCCGCTGA
- a CDS encoding glycosyltransferase family 4 protein, producing MAIPGSSSRRAPVRLAYVVSHPIQYQAPLLRRIAREPGIDLTVFFGADFSLRGYKDEGFGVQVAWDVPLLDGYRSEFLPRLRDTGTVSPLSPISRGILRRLRNSDGSPAFDALWVHGYASANALHAILAANALGIPVLLRAESWLADRARSLATLAAKHLFFRLLRPAIAATLPIGSRNRDYWAHYFGDDMPQFPMPYAVDNAWFAQLAATANTEQLRRDLQLAPGRPIILFASKLQPRKHADHLIEAYSRLCSASDSPLPYLLIVGDGEERASLETRAHELALEGVRFLGFRNQSELPGFFALADVFVLPSRHEPWGLIVNEAMAAGCAVIVSDEVGAHADLITDGVEGFVFPVGDITALATALSRVLSSPEQSQRMGDAAKARIASWDFEADVCGLRQALAAVTGKLHA from the coding sequence ATGGCCATCCCAGGAAGCTCTTCACGCCGCGCGCCGGTGCGGCTAGCCTACGTTGTCTCGCACCCGATCCAGTATCAGGCGCCTCTGCTTCGCCGCATCGCCCGCGAACCCGGCATCGACCTCACAGTCTTCTTCGGCGCAGACTTCTCCCTCCGCGGCTACAAGGACGAAGGGTTCGGTGTGCAGGTCGCCTGGGACGTTCCGCTGCTCGATGGCTACCGCAGCGAGTTCCTTCCACGCCTGCGCGACACCGGCACCGTCTCGCCGCTGAGCCCCATCAGCCGCGGCATTCTCCGCCGCCTCCGCAACTCGGACGGCTCGCCCGCCTTTGACGCCCTCTGGGTGCACGGCTATGCCAGCGCCAACGCGCTGCACGCCATTCTCGCCGCCAACGCCCTTGGAATTCCCGTTCTCCTGCGTGCAGAATCCTGGCTGGCCGACCGTGCGCGCAGCCTCGCGACGCTAGCCGCCAAGCACCTTTTCTTCCGGCTGCTGCGCCCTGCTATTGCAGCCACGCTTCCCATCGGCTCGCGCAACCGCGACTACTGGGCCCACTACTTCGGCGACGACATGCCCCAGTTCCCGATGCCTTACGCCGTCGACAACGCCTGGTTCGCCCAGCTTGCCGCCACTGCCAACACCGAACAGCTCCGCCGGGACCTGCAGCTCGCTCCGGGGCGGCCGATCATTTTGTTCGCCTCCAAGCTCCAGCCGCGCAAGCACGCTGACCACCTGATCGAGGCCTACTCCCGCCTCTGCTCCGCGTCCGACTCCCCACTCCCCTACCTCCTCATCGTCGGCGACGGAGAGGAGCGCGCCAGCCTCGAAACCCGGGCACACGAACTCGCCCTCGAAGGCGTCCGCTTCCTCGGATTCCGCAATCAATCCGAGCTCCCCGGGTTCTTCGCCCTGGCCGACGTCTTCGTTCTCCCCTCACGCCACGAACCCTGGGGGCTCATCGTGAACGAGGCTATGGCTGCGGGTTGCGCCGTCATCGTCTCCGATGAAGTCGGTGCGCACGCCGACCTCATCACCGATGGCGTCGAGGGCTTCGTCTTTCCCGTCGGCGACATCACCGCCCTCGCAACGGCCCTCAGCCGCGTTCTCTCCAGCCCGGAACAATCCCAGCGCATGGGCGACGCCGCAAAGGCTCGAATCGCCTCTTGGGACTTCGAGGCCGACGTCTGCGGGCTTCGCCAGGCATTGGCCGCCGTGACCGGAAAGCTGCACGCCTGA
- a CDS encoding polysaccharide biosynthesis/export family protein has protein sequence MSARISPPSRGGSRLNGIPLLSALALLCSPVAFAQFSGPGPAVEAPTTATVTTDQTLLFPAIREPLLSPGDLISIHVFEQSDYSPDVRLSAQGTVVLPLIGTVQLSGLTLTQAEQLVEERLKDAGIYRNPQVTIQLTQGPNQEATVAGEVHAVVPIVGSRRLLDVLSVAGGLPATASHVITISRPGVAQPLVVDLGTDPLRSSLANIPIFPGDTIIVSRIGVVYMVGDFKAPGTIPLTQYSPLTLMQATALTGGLAYQGKYNDVRLIRTVGDHRTVVKVDIQRILHGKDPDPILQPNDIVFLPDDFLKSFIANGNLGTLFGVVSLLITVKNL, from the coding sequence GTGAGTGCGCGCATCTCACCACCGTCTCGCGGAGGCTCGCGCCTGAACGGCATCCCCTTGCTCTCGGCGCTCGCACTCCTTTGCAGTCCCGTAGCCTTCGCCCAGTTCAGCGGTCCGGGCCCGGCCGTCGAGGCGCCTACAACCGCGACAGTCACTACCGACCAGACTTTGCTGTTTCCCGCCATCCGGGAGCCACTGCTCTCCCCCGGCGATCTCATCTCGATTCACGTCTTTGAGCAAAGCGACTACAGCCCCGACGTAAGGCTGTCCGCCCAGGGCACTGTTGTTCTGCCGCTCATCGGGACGGTTCAGTTGAGCGGCCTCACCCTCACGCAGGCCGAGCAACTGGTCGAAGAGCGCCTGAAGGACGCAGGCATTTACCGCAATCCCCAGGTAACGATTCAGCTTACTCAAGGGCCCAACCAGGAGGCGACCGTCGCCGGCGAAGTGCATGCGGTCGTTCCCATCGTTGGTTCGCGGCGCCTGCTTGACGTGCTTTCGGTCGCCGGCGGCCTGCCAGCCACGGCAAGTCATGTCATCACCATCAGCCGCCCGGGCGTGGCACAACCCCTCGTTGTCGACCTCGGCACAGATCCGCTCCGCAGCAGTCTCGCCAATATCCCCATCTTTCCTGGCGACACAATCATCGTCAGCCGCATAGGCGTGGTCTACATGGTTGGAGACTTCAAAGCTCCGGGAACAATACCGCTCACGCAATACTCGCCGCTCACCCTGATGCAGGCGACCGCACTCACCGGAGGCCTGGCCTACCAGGGTAAGTACAATGACGTGCGCCTGATCCGCACCGTCGGCGACCACCGGACCGTGGTGAAGGTCGACATCCAGCGAATTCTCCATGGCAAAGACCCCGACCCGATCCTGCAACCCAACGACATCGTCTTCCTGCCCGACGACTTCCTGAAGTCGTTTATTGCCAACGGCAACCTGGGCACGCTATTCGGCGTCGTGTCGCTGCTCATCACAGTCAAGAACTTGTGA
- a CDS encoding polysaccharide biosynthesis tyrosine autokinase → MISERAEVSPLPADANSPAGAAQNPADTTLSEALLTVRKRKYLIAAITALGLAWGFYKGTTQPRMYQAAGTIEIRTGSSQQFRVGGGPGYGSASSSLSTQVAIIKSDTVLLTVARDLDLPNNAAFTGYTGPNLHLSLDDLNVRQGTLNGLNGDIGVEVVPKTDLVVISCRTLDPKLSADIVNRLIREFIQRDLQSSFEATQRVSDFLSLQLRDLKQQVETQQEQLIDLQKRIGVLGFDPQHNQIQSTLDDLTRAVSTAQIARIQQQARYKTLSGMNPDALDGTIGAGVAGALSSNLAGLRSTKQQLMVRYAELNAALGPKHPQVLALQDQISQIDKQTADEEKRLVDQAHEAYVAANVNEQQTRAALETEKEEAYKLRDDLVEYTLRQRDFESNRTLYEGLSQRLRTAGIEAGLESTEIDIIDNAVPPTGPTLQSRSSMMIVDGILMLTLGIVIAFVLESLDTGIRTVAQIESISGLPSLALIPRIRRSAAELAGQTSVQRNLGVVGAPMSQFSEAFRALRTSLLLSVAGREPQVILLTSATPSEGKTTVAMNLACVLAQRDVRVLLIDADLRRPTVHHRFSINGKVGLTSVLTGSVSLHEAVQQVPEVAKLDILVSGPVPPFPTEMLASDAMNRLLAECRGIYTHIVLDSPPLLSITDSVVLAHDADAVVLVVRQGKANKHAVRRARDLLLRAGTKITGTVLNAVDLSSPEYYAYYGYSGYSGYASGGVDSKGWESRGSKKSRNGGPK, encoded by the coding sequence ATGATCTCCGAAAGGGCCGAAGTGTCTCCACTGCCAGCAGATGCGAACTCGCCTGCTGGGGCCGCGCAGAATCCAGCTGATACGACCTTGTCGGAGGCGCTCCTCACAGTCAGGAAGCGCAAATACCTCATCGCAGCCATCACGGCGCTGGGGCTCGCCTGGGGCTTTTATAAGGGCACCACGCAGCCGCGGATGTATCAAGCAGCGGGCACCATTGAGATTCGCACCGGCTCATCCCAGCAATTTCGCGTCGGCGGCGGCCCGGGCTACGGATCCGCAAGTTCCTCGCTGTCGACACAAGTCGCCATCATCAAAAGCGACACCGTTCTCCTGACCGTTGCGCGCGATCTGGATCTGCCCAACAACGCCGCCTTCACCGGCTACACTGGTCCGAACCTTCACCTCAGCCTGGACGACCTTAATGTCCGCCAAGGCACGTTGAATGGGCTGAACGGCGATATCGGCGTGGAGGTCGTCCCAAAGACTGATCTCGTCGTGATCAGTTGCCGGACTCTTGATCCCAAGCTCTCAGCCGATATCGTCAACCGGCTTATTCGCGAATTCATCCAGCGCGATCTGCAGTCCAGCTTCGAAGCAACCCAGCGCGTCTCGGACTTCCTCTCCCTGCAGCTCCGCGACTTGAAGCAGCAGGTCGAGACCCAGCAGGAGCAACTCATCGATCTCCAGAAGCGAATCGGTGTCCTGGGCTTCGATCCGCAGCACAACCAGATTCAATCCACCCTCGACGACCTGACGCGCGCCGTGAGCACGGCGCAGATTGCCCGAATTCAGCAGCAGGCCCGCTACAAGACGCTCTCCGGGATGAACCCCGACGCGCTAGACGGGACGATCGGCGCAGGGGTGGCAGGTGCATTGTCCAGCAACCTCGCCGGTCTGCGATCCACCAAGCAACAGTTGATGGTTCGCTACGCTGAGCTGAATGCAGCTCTGGGGCCGAAACATCCCCAGGTCTTGGCGCTACAGGACCAGATCTCGCAAATTGACAAACAGACCGCCGACGAGGAGAAGCGGCTCGTGGATCAGGCTCACGAGGCGTACGTTGCCGCAAACGTCAACGAGCAGCAGACACGCGCCGCCCTGGAAACGGAAAAAGAAGAGGCTTACAAGCTCCGCGACGACCTCGTCGAGTACACGCTCCGGCAGCGCGACTTCGAGTCGAACCGCACTCTCTACGAAGGCCTGTCGCAGCGGTTGCGCACCGCAGGTATCGAAGCCGGCCTGGAGTCCACCGAGATAGACATCATCGACAACGCCGTGCCGCCGACCGGACCCACGCTGCAATCGAGGTCCAGCATGATGATTGTCGACGGCATCCTGATGCTTACGCTTGGCATCGTCATCGCCTTCGTCCTCGAGAGCCTGGACACCGGAATCCGCACCGTAGCGCAGATCGAATCGATCTCCGGGCTGCCCTCACTCGCTCTCATTCCCCGCATCCGCCGAAGTGCGGCCGAACTTGCCGGCCAGACATCTGTGCAACGAAATCTCGGCGTGGTCGGGGCACCCATGTCCCAGTTCTCAGAGGCCTTCCGCGCTCTACGAACTTCGTTGCTGCTTTCCGTTGCCGGCCGCGAGCCGCAGGTCATTCTCCTGACCAGTGCCACGCCCAGCGAGGGCAAGACGACTGTCGCCATGAATCTCGCCTGCGTCCTTGCCCAGCGCGACGTGCGCGTCCTCTTGATCGATGCCGATCTGCGCCGCCCTACCGTTCACCACCGCTTCAGCATCAATGGAAAGGTCGGCCTCACTTCCGTCCTTACAGGAAGCGTGTCTTTGCACGAGGCCGTCCAGCAGGTTCCCGAGGTTGCAAAGCTCGATATCCTGGTCAGTGGTCCGGTACCTCCCTTCCCCACCGAGATGCTTGCATCGGATGCCATGAACCGTCTGCTGGCCGAGTGCCGCGGCATCTACACGCACATCGTCCTCGATTCGCCTCCGCTGCTTTCCATCACGGACAGCGTGGTCCTGGCACACGATGCCGACGCCGTGGTCCTGGTCGTTCGGCAAGGCAAAGCCAACAAGCACGCCGTCCGCCGCGCGCGCGATCTCCTGTTGCGCGCCGGAACAAAAATCACAGGTACCGTGCTCAACGCCGTCGATCTCAGCTCGCCCGAGTACTACGCCTACTATGGTTACTCGGGATACTCCGGCTACGCTTCGGGCGGTGTCGACAGCAAAGGCTGGGAGTCGCGCGGCAGTAAGAAATCACGCAACGGAGGCCCCAAGTGA
- a CDS encoding UDP-glucose/GDP-mannose dehydrogenase family protein — protein sequence MEHGCQIAVVGSGYVGLVAAICFAEIGHRVICVDNDERKVAALQAGDSLIHEKHLPELLGRYRNTRVRFTTDLAEATRECDAIFIAVGTPQAENGDADLSYVEAVASEIARHISGYKVIVEKSTVPVYTNEWIRRVIERNGVNRDAFDVVSNPEFLREGTAVEDFLHPDRIVVGADSQRAAALLKQVYSPLVTGAYYEKDGAIEGGCSMQSPPPLLMTSTKSAEIIKHASNAFLALKISFINAVSNLCEAADANVEQVARGIGLDSRIGPRFLRPGIGYGGSCFPKDVAAFRSVAQQMGVDFSLLSEVEKINVQQKRRFLSKVRSALWTLRGKRLAVLGLSFKGETDDIRESPAIDLVEMLLGEGCCIVAYDPAATDRARLELPASQYMSYAADAYEAARDADALLILTDWKEFAELDLRKIHAALRYPIVVDGRNLFDPALMQEQGFTYMSVGRPTATPVRETVSDAIGSK from the coding sequence ATGGAGCATGGTTGCCAGATAGCAGTTGTCGGCTCGGGATACGTGGGGCTCGTCGCCGCGATCTGTTTTGCGGAGATCGGTCACCGGGTGATCTGCGTCGACAACGACGAGCGCAAGGTGGCGGCGCTCCAGGCGGGCGACAGCCTTATTCACGAAAAGCACCTTCCCGAGTTGCTGGGGCGGTACAGAAACACGCGCGTACGGTTTACGACTGATCTCGCCGAAGCGACCCGCGAGTGCGATGCGATTTTCATCGCAGTGGGCACACCCCAGGCCGAGAACGGCGACGCCGACCTCTCCTATGTGGAGGCAGTCGCAAGTGAGATTGCGCGGCACATCAGCGGATACAAGGTCATCGTGGAGAAGAGCACGGTGCCGGTTTACACGAACGAGTGGATCCGCCGGGTGATCGAGCGTAACGGCGTCAATCGCGACGCGTTCGATGTGGTCTCCAATCCGGAGTTCCTGCGCGAGGGCACCGCAGTAGAAGACTTTCTGCACCCGGACCGCATCGTGGTCGGGGCGGACAGCCAGCGCGCAGCTGCGCTTCTGAAGCAGGTTTACTCTCCGCTGGTGACCGGCGCGTACTACGAGAAGGACGGAGCGATCGAGGGCGGATGCTCAATGCAGTCGCCGCCGCCGTTGCTGATGACTTCGACGAAGAGTGCAGAGATCATCAAGCACGCGTCGAATGCGTTCCTGGCGTTAAAGATCTCGTTCATCAATGCAGTTTCGAATTTGTGCGAGGCTGCAGACGCCAACGTGGAGCAGGTGGCGCGCGGCATCGGCCTGGATTCGCGCATCGGACCGCGCTTTCTGCGGCCGGGCATCGGTTACGGCGGTTCGTGCTTTCCGAAAGACGTCGCAGCGTTCCGTTCAGTCGCGCAGCAGATGGGCGTGGACTTCAGCCTGCTCAGCGAGGTCGAAAAGATCAACGTTCAACAGAAACGGCGGTTTCTGAGCAAGGTGCGCTCCGCGCTGTGGACACTGCGCGGAAAGCGGCTGGCGGTGCTCGGGCTGTCCTTCAAAGGGGAAACAGACGATATCCGCGAATCGCCGGCAATCGATCTGGTTGAGATGCTGTTGGGCGAGGGATGCTGCATTGTGGCATACGACCCCGCGGCAACAGATCGCGCGCGTTTGGAACTGCCTGCTTCGCAGTACATGAGCTACGCAGCCGACGCGTACGAGGCAGCCAGGGACGCCGATGCTCTTCTGATCCTCACGGACTGGAAGGAGTTCGCCGAGCTTGACCTGCGTAAGATCCATGCGGCGCTGCGATATCCGATCGTGGTGGACGGCCGCAACCTCTTCGATCCGGCGTTGATGCAGGAACAGGGGTTCACCTACATGAGCGTCGGAAGGCCGACCGCGACTCCAGTGCGCGAAACGGTTTCCGATGCAATCGGAAGCAAATAG
- a CDS encoding UDP-glucuronic acid decarboxylase family protein, whose product MASKKVLVTGAAGFLGSHLCDGLLAEGNEVIGVDNLATGSLANLRHLQGEPRFRFEQIDICDPFDVGQVDYVFNFASPASPVDYMRLGIETLRVGSAGTLNTLEIAKRYGAGYLHASTSECYGDPEVHPQVESYWGNVNPIGPRSVYDESKRFSEAAVSAYRRYYDVNTHLVRIFNTYGPRLQANDGRVISNLMMQALRGDPLTVYGDGSQTRSFCYVSDLVDGILRLSKSDEHDPVNIGNPNEWTILECAREIQSLIGSQCEIVFRPLPKDDPKQRQPDITRAKTLLGWEPKVQLREGLTRSLDYFRTAVEAEKAQPQARAAAAQQDEEYFRLASGR is encoded by the coding sequence ATGGCTTCAAAGAAAGTTCTGGTGACGGGCGCGGCGGGTTTTCTGGGATCGCACCTTTGTGATGGGCTGCTGGCTGAAGGAAATGAGGTTATCGGCGTCGACAATCTCGCGACTGGAAGTCTCGCCAATCTGCGGCACCTTCAGGGTGAACCGCGTTTCCGATTCGAGCAGATCGATATCTGCGACCCGTTCGACGTCGGCCAGGTGGACTACGTCTTCAACTTTGCTTCGCCCGCGAGCCCGGTGGATTACATGCGGCTCGGAATCGAGACGCTGCGCGTGGGCTCGGCGGGCACGCTGAACACTCTTGAGATTGCGAAGCGATACGGCGCGGGCTATCTTCATGCGTCAACGTCGGAGTGCTACGGCGATCCAGAGGTGCATCCGCAGGTGGAGAGCTACTGGGGCAATGTGAACCCGATCGGGCCGCGTTCGGTGTATGACGAATCGAAGCGTTTCTCGGAGGCGGCTGTTTCGGCCTATCGGCGCTATTACGACGTGAACACGCACCTGGTGCGGATCTTCAACACGTATGGCCCGCGGCTGCAGGCGAACGACGGACGTGTGATTTCGAACCTGATGATGCAGGCACTACGTGGCGATCCGCTGACCGTTTACGGCGATGGATCGCAGACGCGCAGCTTCTGCTATGTCTCGGACCTCGTTGACGGCATACTGCGGCTGTCAAAGTCAGACGAGCACGACCCGGTGAACATCGGAAATCCTAACGAGTGGACGATCCTCGAGTGCGCGCGAGAGATTCAGTCGCTGATCGGCTCGCAGTGCGAGATCGTCTTCCGGCCGCTCCCGAAGGATGATCCAAAGCAGCGCCAGCCGGACATCACGCGCGCCAAAACGCTGCTCGGGTGGGAACCAAAGGTCCAGCTGCGCGAGGGACTGACTCGCTCACTCGATTACTTCCGCACTGCGGTTGAAGCTGAGAAGGCGCAGCCGCAGGCTCGCGCAGCAGCGGCCCAGCAGGACGAGGAGTACTTCCGCCTCGCCTCGGGCCGCTAA